Proteins encoded in a region of the Balaenoptera musculus isolate JJ_BM4_2016_0621 chromosome 21, mBalMus1.pri.v3, whole genome shotgun sequence genome:
- the RAB11FIP1 gene encoding rab11 family-interacting protein 1 isoform X2 — translation MRNNMTASMFDLSMKDKSRNPFGKLKDKIKGKNKDSASDTVSAIIPSVTPSADSDDESPSKDKKKKSKLKTLFSRSNLQRTPLSQSMSVLPTAKSDKVLLRPGDFQSQWEDEENDEDKSSSASDALSHKGTASVDPKQLNQINFNPPKKEGLSFLGGLRSKNDILSRSNVCINGNHVYVEQPEAKSETKDSSPSSTPSPQGLRKKHLFSSTENLASRPLKEPGEGGAVPSESSTKDSLKSMSLPSYQPRVSGGDLRENAVLVTLEAAKETKESKKQENKKSSLLSLVTGKKDTAKGSEGESPQAAPAPGKEREGTPVAVKAREDQPGPVNDPVKRSDKETAAIVSGRGRALNPFEDVQIPEREADPEPKAAPAPPVPSPRAPQTRAVKPRLEVSPEAQPAPRLPPSTRSPLVFSALPSSSGQTPVPSKLGRDSETQSSESPPGSFSFPSPVAAPISTSTPIEHWPSADMGEASPKEPPSLLEPELEQESLTQVPSTVPCAVGSLSKQTPIPVGKGTEDSPVGKTGADDPGQSLRTQPEVGREEEELLGSPPRKQQGAIPSSVEAREVTPATALGRDGMGSPAGKPPRRGASGSAGPSRSPVGDADGGGGMSPAVKEAVPPVPVGESVPPLDSAMQSHEEMGPDACEGRKEIQEQVLFSEQLSTEGAGEKAPVLVRRDRGDPQELTPQGAAPGNAWDTGDSQEGAAVAGPRPAAPAARPPRPSSKGSCSGGPAHAASSGRDSPLLGSQGDDARMPRNHSKASDHEGLLSDPLHGLQSACEAKPPALAHLDLTLPSIPEVALEDERGDQLEDDRGVALVAALGGGASSPSTWPARAERKRAPSGEAGGSAGGLRDPRPGAPRAPAPASAEQTTALAVQEPQSPGPGDSGEAKPVGDGRPGQPPAAALDSLVSTPPFSEPFPATRSFPTSARSDTHHTSTAESQKKAAVEGSAGKVENSGKRKPLLQAWVSASDTQPVSAQPRAGSGSAKHRLHPVKPMNAAATKVTLSSSGTATVISENLVNEAMMKKYKPSEPEFAYAQLTHDELIQLVLKQKEAISKKECQVRQLEDYIDNLLVRVMEETPSILRVPSQVGRKAGKM, via the exons ATGAGAAACAACATGACCGCTAGCATGTTTGACCTTTCCATGAAAGACAAGTCCCGGAATCCATTTGGGAAACTGAAGGACAAGATCAAGGGGAAGAATAAGGACAGCGCATCGGATACCGTGTCCGCCATCATCCCCAGCGTGACGCCCTCGGCTGACAGCGATGACGAGTCTCCTTCgaaagacaagaagaagaagTCAAAGCTCAAGACCTTGTTTTCCAGGTCCAATCTGCAGAGAACACCACTTTCCCAGTCCATGTCTGTCCTGCCGACTGCAAAGTCAGACAAGGTGCTGCTTCGTCCTGGAGACTTTCAGTCCCAGTGGGAGGATGAGGAAAATGACGAGGACAAGTCCTCCTCTGCCTCGGACG CCTTGTCTCACAAGGGAACGGCAAGTGTGGATCCTAAGCAGCTGAACCAGATCAACTTCAACCCCCCCAAGAAGGAAGGACTCTCCTTCCTGGGAGGCCTTCGGTCTAAGAATGACATCCTTTCCCGCTCGAATGTTTGTATCAACGGGAACCATGTCTATGTGGAGCAGCCCGAAGCCAAGAGCGAGACCAAGGACAGCTCCCCGTCCTCCACGCCGTCCCCCCAGGGCCTCAGGAAGAAGCATTTGTTCTCATCTACAGAAAACCTGGCCTCTCGACCTTTGAAGGAGCCTGGGGAAGGAGGTGCAGTGCCTTCCGAGTCTTCCACAAAGGACTCTCTCAAGTCCATGTCCCTGCCATCCTACCAGCCACGGGTCAGCGGGGGGGACCTTCGGGAGAACGCGGTTTTGGTGACCTTGGAGGctgcaaaggaaaccaaagagagcaagaaacaagagaacaagaagtcctctctgctctccctggTGACCGGGAAGAAGGACACGGCCAAGGGCAGTGAAGGTGAAAGCCCGcaggccgcccccgcccccgggaaggagagggaaggcaCACCCGTGGCGGTCAAAGCCAGGGAGGACCAGCCGGGGCCTGTCAACGACCCTGTGAAGAGATCGGACAAAGAGACTGCGGCCATTGTCTCCGGACGGGGCAGAGCCCTGAACCCCTTTGAAGACGTGCAGATCCCAGAACGAGAAGCTGACCCAGAGCCCAAGGCTGCACCAGCACCACCTGTTCCCTCACCCAGGGCTCCCCAGACCAGAGCCGTGAAACCCCG ACTGGAAGTGTCTCCAGAGGCTCAGCCCGCACCCAGGCTCCCCCCTTCCACTCGCTCTCCTCTCGTTTTCTCTGCTCTCCCTTCCAGTTCTGGTCAGACACCCGTCCCTTCTAAACTGGGGCGTGATTCAGAGACACAGTCCTCTGAATCTCCTCCTggctccttctctttcccctctcctgTAGCGGCCCCCATTTCCACATCCACTCCCATTGAACACTGGCCTTCCGCAGACATGGGTGAGGCCAGTCCTAAAGAACCGCCTTCGCTCCTTGAACCAGAGCTAGAACAGGAGAGTCTGACACAAGTTCCAAGTACTGTTCCTTGTGCTGTGGGCTCGCTTTCCAAGCAGACACCCATTCCAGTGGGGAAAGGGACGGAAGACTCTCCAGTGGGGAAGACCGGCGCTGATGACCCAGGACAGTCTCTCCGGACGCAGCCTGAGGTGGGGCGAGAAGAAGAAGAGCTTCTGGGGTCTCCCCCCCGAAAACAACAAGGCGCCATCCCTTCATCTGTCGAGGCCCGAGAAGTAACACCCGCCACTGCGCTCGGAAGAGACGGGATGGGCAGCCCTGCCGGGAAGCCCCCGCGGCGGGGAGCCTCAGGCTCTGCGGGTCCATCTAGGTCTCCCGTGGGGGATGCAGATGGGGGTGGCGGGATGAGTCCTGCAGTTAAGGAAGCGGTGCCCCCCGTTCCCGTGGGCGAGTCGGTGCCTCCACTTGACTCTGCGATGCAGAGCCACGAAGAGATGGGTCCGGATGCCTGTGAGGGCAGAAAGGAAATCCAGGAGCAGGTGTTGTTTTCCGAGCAGCTCTCTACGGAAGGGGCGGGGGAGAAGGCCCCTGTGCTGGTCCGCAGGGACAGAGGTGACCCCCAGGAGCTGACGCCGCAAGGGGCCGCCCCCGGAAATGCGTGGGACACGGGAGACTCCCAGGAGGGGGCGGCTGTGGCTGGACCCCGGCCCGCTGCCCCGGCGGCTCGTCCTCCCCGCCCGTCCTCCAAGGGGAGCTGCTCGGGGGGCCCCGCGCACGCGGCCAGCTCGGGGAGAGACAGTCCCCTTCTCGGCAGTCAGGGAGACGACGCCCGGATGCCGCGGAACCACAGCAAAGCCAGTGACCACGAGGGTCTGCTGTCTGACCCCCTGCACGGCCTTCAGTCCGCCTGCGAGGCaaagcccccagccctggcccatcTGGACTTGACCCTGCCTTCCATCCCCGAAGTTGCTTTGGAAGATGAGAGAGGAGATCAGCTTGAAGATGACAGAGGGGTGGCCCTGGTGGCAGCTCTGGGAGGAGGGGCTTCTTCCCCGAGCACGTGGCCCGCCCGTGCTGAGCGGAAGAGGGCGCCCAGCGGGGAGGCCGGCGGGTCAGCAGGGGGCCTGCGCGACCCCAGGCCGGGAGCGCCCAGAGCACCCGCCCCCGCTTCTGCAGAGCAGACCACAGCCTTGGCGGTTCAGGAACCACAGTCGCCGGGCCCCGGTGACAGCGGGGAGGCAAAACCAGTGGGAGATGGGAGGCCGGGTCAGCCTCCAGCCGCAGCCCTGGATTCCCTTGTGTCCACTCCCCCCTTTTCTGAGCCCTTTCCTGCCACACGCTCTTTTCCCACCTCTGCACGCTCTGACACCCACCACACCAGTACAGCAGAATCTCAAAAAAAAGCAGCAGTCGAGGGCTCCGCGGGTAAAGTGGAAAATTCTGGCAAGAGGAAGCCGCTTCTTCAGGCCTGGGTCTCAGCCTCAGACACACAGCCAGTCTCGGCTCAGCCACGCGCTGGAAGCGGGTCGGCCAAGCACAG ACTTCATCCCGTGAAGCCGATGAACGCGGCAGCCACCAAGGTCACTCTCTCCAGCTCTGGAACTGCCACCGTCATCAGTGAGAACTTGGTCAACGAAGCCATGATGAAG